In Elephas maximus indicus isolate mEleMax1 chromosome 7, mEleMax1 primary haplotype, whole genome shotgun sequence, the following proteins share a genomic window:
- the LOC126080871 gene encoding olfactory receptor 1440-like, protein MAGGRNNTAVTKFILLGFSDFPEFKIALFIVFLGIYLLTMAWNLGLITLIKMDSHLHTPMYFFLNKLAFFDTCYVSSTAPKMLSDFFQEQKSISFMGYIMQYFFFSSFALTECCLLVAMAYDRYAAICRPLLYTAIMSPPFCLQMLIGSCVTGFFGSFIQVCALLQLHFCGPNVINHFFCDLPQLMILSYSDTYFLQVVVSVLTVIFGLTSVLVIMISYGYIVVTILKITSAEGRSRAFNTCASHLTAVTLFYGSGTFVYLWPSSDGSLSQSKLASILYTVLIPMLNPLIYSLRNKEIKDALNRWKTRIFS, encoded by the coding sequence ATGGCTGGAGGAAGGAACAATACAGCAGTCACTAAGTTCATCCTCTTGGGATTCTCAGATTTTCCTGAATTCAAGATTGCCCTCTTTATAGTATTCCTTGGGATATACCTCTTGACAATGGCCTGGAACTTGGGTCTTATCACCCTCATCAAGATGGACTCCCATCtgcacacacccatgtatttcttcctcaaCAAACTGGCTTTCTTCGATACATGCTATGTTTCTTCCACAGCCCCCAAGATGCTCTCAGACTTCTTCCAGGAGCAGAAATCCATCTCCTTCATGGGGTACATCATGCAGTACTTCTTCTTTTCTAGCTTCGCCCTGACTGAGTGCTGCCTTCTGGTGGCCATGGCTTATGATCGATATGCTGCCATTTGCAGGCCTCTACTTTACACAGCCATCATGTCCCCTCCCTTCTGTCTGCAGATGCTCATAGGATCTTGCGTAACTGGATTCTTTGGCTCATTTATACAGGTGTGTGCCTTACTTCAGCTCCATTTCTGTGGACCAAATGTCATTAaccatttcttctgtgacctGCCCCAACTGATGATCCTGTCTTACTCTGATACCTATTTCTTACAAGTTGTCGTCTCTGTGCTCACAGTGATCTTTGGACTGACTTCTGTGCTGGTAATCATGATATCCTATGGTTATATTGTTGTAACCATTTTGAAGATCACTTCAGCTGAAGGCAGGTCCAGGGCTTTCAACACCTGTGCTTCTCACCTGACAGCAGTGACCCTCTTCTATGGTTCAGGCACCTTTGTCTATTTATGGCCCAGCTCTGATGGTTCTCTTAGCCAAAGCAAGCTTGCTTCTATTTTATACACTGTACTGATTCCCATGTTAAATCCCCTGATCTATAGTCTCAGAAACAAGGAAATCAAAGATGCCCTAAACAGATGGAAGACGAGAATTTTCTCCTGA
- the LOC126080613 gene encoding olfactory receptor 1440-like: MHVTEVILDHPASIDLPACCSQMRDPRNFKTVAGGRNNTAVTNFILLGFSDFPKFKIALFVVFLGIYLLTMAWNLGLITFIKMDSHLHTPMYFFLSKLAFFDICYVSSTAPKMLSDFFQEQKSISFMGCIMQYFFCSSFGLTECCLLTAMAYDRYAAICRPLLYTTIMSPTFCLKIVVGSCLTGFSGSFIQLCALLQLHFCGPNVINHFFCDLPQLMTLSCSDTYFLEVIVSVLTVIFALTSVLVIMISYGYLVVTIMKITSAEGRSKAFNTCASHLTAVTLFYGSSTFVYLWPSSGDSLSQSKLASILYTVLIPMLNPLVYSLRNKEIKDALNRWKKRIFS, from the exons ATGCATGTGACTGAAGTCATCCTGGACCACCCAGCCTCCATTGATCTACCAGCATGCTGCAGTCAGATGAGGGATCCTAG AAACTTCAAGACAGTGGCTGGAGGAAGGAACAATACAGCAGTCACCAACTTCATCCTCTTGGGATTCTCAGATTTTCCTAAATTCAAAATTGCCCTCTTTGTAGTATTCCTTGGGATATACCTCTTGACAATGGCCTGGAACTTGGGTCTTATCACCTTCATCAAGATGGACTCCCATCtgcacacacccatgtatttcttcctcagCAAACTAGCCTTCTTCGATATATGCTATGTTTCCTCCACAGCCCCCAAGATGCTCTCAGACTTCTTCCAGGAGCAGAAATCCATCTCCTTTATGGGGTGCATCATGCAGTACTTCTTCTGCTCTAGCTTTGGTCTGACTGAGTGCTGCCTTCTGACAGCCATGGCTTATGATCGATATGCTGCCATTTGCAGGCCTCTACTTTACACAACCATCATGTCCCCTACCTTCTGTCTGAAGATAGTCGTGGGATCTTGCCTAACTGGATTCTCTGGCTCATTTATCCAACTGTGTGCCTTACTTCAGCTCCATTTCTGTGGTCCAAATGTCATTAaccatttcttctgtgacctGCCCCAACTGATGACCCTGTCTTGCTCTGATACCTATTTCTTAGAAGTTATCGTTTCTGTGCTCACAGTGATCTTTGCACTGACTTCTGTGTTGGTAATCATGATTTCATATGGTTATCTTGTTGTCACCATTATGAAGATCACTTCAGCTGAAGGCAGGTCCAAGGCTTTCAACACCTGTGCTTCTCACCTGACAGCAGTGACCCTCTTCTATGGCTCAAGCACCTTTGTCTATTTATGGCCCAGCTCTGGTGATTCTCTTAGCCAAAGTAAGCTTGCTTCTATTTTATACACTGTACTGATTCCCATGTTAAATCCTTTGGTCTATAGTCTCAGAAACAAGGAAATCAAAGATGCCCTAAACAGATGGAAGAAGAGAATTTTCTCCTGA